The Melitaea cinxia chromosome 8, ilMelCinx1.1, whole genome shotgun sequence genomic interval GGCGAGCcgagtaaaaaatataacatgacGACGAGCCGCGAGCCAGGCTCGGTGGTATTTAAAACTGCGGTTTTACAATGATACACCGGCGAGCTTTACCGACGAGTCATAAAACCGCGGTCTTACTCGCCCGTCGATCAGTCCCCTTAGACCATAAGTATACGCAACAGATAAACTACTTGATCCTATATAGAGATGAACAGACTACAGTAATAACCCATGGTAATAACAATCAAGTATACAGAATACACTatacattatctatacatatatattttggtgcgatgttttttaatagatagagtgattatagaggaaggtttatatgtataataacatccattaaatagtggagaaatactgttatttttgggctttctaatgtgatgtcgtaaataattacattttttccgcttacattgcaaacgcaggctgaaccttGAAAGGCTTGTACACATTGAAAGGTCTACAGATAACTCTGCTATgctatatgtctatctcttatggatatccccaAGAAGCTTATGGATATCCcataatgacatttttttttgtcatttacttttacgacaaataatggctaattttcgaagcgattttaaccaatacagcattaatccctatctaattaaataccttaaatacattgttgatttaatatagatcgaAATGGCCCTTtgcagcatatgatttaaatgaatattttcgaagatattaaagatttaaaaattgcgggacgtagcgtttgcggcggttccggccggccggGGCGGCGCGGTGGGAACGTGCCTAAaagtatagtataaaaagtaaataagtaaaaatgtagtaTGTGAATTTAGATATCCCAAAGATAGCAGGAAAACTTCATGGTTTAGTGaaagaagaattgttttactctaaagttaatgcgtgcgggccacggggtgtaatgaataaatcaaaactactggatcgattttaataattttttcagtgagtgacataggcttatatatattttatacccgtgcgaagccggagcgtgCCGCtagcattattatatataattattttaagctagGTAGACAAGTCAATAAatcaatgatataataaatctaCACCTCAATGCATTAAATCTGTGTTTTGTTTCAGCAGTCTGTGGTGTTTCTTATAGACATTTCAATAATCTGTAAGAAATTCAATCCATGGAAAttcacaacaaataaaaaagtttttttgtgACAATAAATTATCCCTATACTGAAACAAGGTAAAAATCCCCTAGACAGTAATTCTTATCGTCCTATTGCTTTATCGTCTACTCTGGCAAAAGTTACTGAGCACCTTTTGAAAAATCGCCTGGAATGGATAGTGGAAAGTAGAAACATTCTGTCTCCCTCCCAATTTGGCTTCCGGAAGGGTTTCAGCACAACTGATAGTTTAAGCTTACTCACAACAGACATTCGATTAGCTTTTGCTAAGGGAGAATATCTTGTAGGCATTTTTCTGGACATAGCGTCTGCATACGATAGTGTCCTTCTTCCGATACTCAGGCAGAAAATGCACCAGCTGAGTATTCCGCCAAGAATGGCTCATTTTATATGTAGTATGCTATCTTGCAGAACAATATCTGTGAGACATCCACTATTCGTGCTTCCTCCCAGATTTATCTGGAAGGGTCTCCCTCAAGGCTCTGTCCTCAGTCCCTTGCTCTATAGTATTTATACACATGATCTCGATATGTCTGTTGATAGCTTTTGTAACATTCTGCAGTATGCAGACGACATAGTTTTGTATTATAGTTCAGATTCAGTAGAAAATTTATCTTTCCGCCTCAACTCTGCTTTACATTATCTAGGTCAGTGGCTGTGTGATAACGGTTTATCACTATCGATAAACAAATGCCAAGCTGTCACCTTTACCAGAAAAAGAGTAGCCCCTGCCTTTGATTTGTTTTATGAGGGTGAGCGCATCAACCTGGTGGACAAGGCAAAATTTCTTGGTATAATACTCGACAACAAATTGAACGGATTTTCCCACATAGAATATATTTCCAAAAAGTGTGAAAAGTCACTTAATGTATTAAGAGCAGTATCAGGTGTATGGTGGGGTGCACATCCCTactgcttaaaattaatttatcatgccCTTGTACGTAGCCATATGGattattgtctgtttgttttagaCCCTATTAGTAAGTTGCTATCACAAAAGTTAGATAAAATCCAATACAAAAGCCTACGGATTATTCTAGGTGCCATGAAATCGTCGCCCACTAATGCCCTACAGGTTGAGTGTGTTGACCCTCCTTTGCAAATCAGAAGACAATTTCTAAGCGATCGTTTTGTCATAAAATCATTACAGCTGTCTTCCCATCCTCTTTGGCCTAAACTTAACAAGCTCTCCCAACTCTGCAACCCAAACCGGCCACGTTCCTACATTTTAATCAGCTACACCAAATTTTCAAACCTCCCAAATCCTTTCTCAACCTCTTGTATCAATCCCTTATTCTCTACTTCCTTCAAAGCCCTTACCTACAATGTTCCTATCGTCACAGATTTGGGTCTAAAGAAAGAAGATCCtgatataaagtttaaatttcaagaaattcttcatcaaaattggttaaatCATCATCACATATATACCGATGCATCAAAACTTTCCCCGTCCAGCTGTGTTGGTGCTGCCTGCTGGATccctaaatttaaaatcatcctCCAATTTAAATGTCCCCCTGAAACATCTGTGTTTACCGGTGAAGCTGTTGCTATACTGGAAGCCATCCTCTTTGCCCTCTCCCATGACTTAGGACCGACCGTAATCTTTACTGACTCACTAAGTTGTCTCTTAGCCATTAAGGAAAATCCCTTTCGTAGCAAATTAAAAgtttctattgtttttaagattagaGAGGCTTTGCTCTCTTGCAGTCAAAAGGGTCTGCATATTCTACTTGTCTGGATTCCAGGCCATTCTGGCATTGCAGGCAACGAGACAGCGGATTCATGTGCTAAAGCTGCAATCCAAACTGGTATCCTTGACCATTACAAAAACTCCTGCCAAGACCTCCGTTCCCTAGCCAAAATCCATATGGACAAGTCCTGGAATTTTTCTTGgagttcatcaaaattggtaaagGGTAAATTTTACTCAAATATACAACCAGACATCCCAAGACGCCCTTGGTTTTTTCTTCATAGACATGCTAGTCGCTGGGTCACATCCAGCATATGTCGCTTGCGTCTTGGTCATGCGTGTACACCTGTTCACCTTGCCAAAATCAGAGTTCGTGACCACTCATTGTGTGAATGTGGCCTTGACGAAGGCACGGTTTCCCACATCCTTTTTTCCTGTCCCAAACTCCTCCGTCCTATATATGACATCCTTCCCTATGATATTCCCCGCCCtataaatgttcaatgtttGTTGATGTTAGTGTTTAGTCCCTACTgtacatttttgtgtaaatattttgaaataaataaaattaagttgtaaataaaccatgtgtctgtcctagtgtaattagtttgtaatagtttagttactaacaGTGGTTGTCTTAGtctaacattaaatgtttgtgttgttttaggttaaggtgtaacaatgaaagtcttactattttgcctgttttcaaaattaaattgagactgttatctcaactgcaccgatcaatcaatctcctacgtgtgttctccactctacgtgacattggcggaatcaaccgtgcttctctggcacaactgaaagccattaaaccaatcaatcaatcgacAATAAATTAGTGAAACTCAATaagtaaattgttataattatttaaatgaataattattaaaacgtttgaatataatacgcaaatatggaaaataattgtgtttctttAAGTCCGAAAGATGAAGTTGATGGTCAGACTGATCCTATTGTcgatattattgattatttggTGAGGTGTGCTAATGTTTCCCTTAAAAATTCTACTATCGATCAGCCTGATGTAGGaaacaatgaaaaaattgaTTATGCTTACAATCTTTACAAAAAATCCCCTACACACTTTTTAACCCAATTTGGCAAGTATCTTTGTGCAAATCACCTACAGTATTTTGAAGACATGAAAGGAAACGACGATATcctcaaaaaatgtttagccGATTTAAAACGTTATCATTCAAATGAATCTAGAAATAAAAGAATCAGAAATAGACGCTACAAAGCATTACAAAAGTTACAGCAAGATACAGATTATTTCAGTGAAAAACAAATGATGTACCGTAATCCACTTTTGTATGAACAATTAATAGGACAATATTTGACTGATGATGAAATAAGAGAAAGGGATGCTGTTGACAGGAAAGAGCTCACTTTCCTCGGTGTGATACTTGAGACTGTCGATAGAAATGAAATGAAGGAAATTAAGTATACACAAATGCTGACAGAAGATCAAGAGGTATCAAAAGGATTTCAGGAAACTgacaataaaagaaattttgaaaGACCTAAAGAGAAACAATGGGGTAGTTTTGACGTACCAGATGCAGAGTCTGCATATATTCCTGAAAAGCGAAATGAGTTGATGATAAATGCTAATGAAAGGAACCTCCTAAGAGAGGAATTCTTTCAAGAAATGTATAGTAGTTTTATTGAAGGCAGGgatataaattttgattacaATACTGTTGACAATGATGAAGAATATGATGACTTACAACAAATATCGCAAGATGCTgaagataaatattttgattctgAAGAAAATGATGTGGAAACATTAGAGGAGCACATGAATCTAGTAGAAGAATATGGAAAAAAGAAATCTATTGACTCTAATGAAAGTGGTCCAGATCCTTTAGATGTGTACATGCAAcatatttcatataaacttgAGCAATCTTAATTGTTTATCTATgccataatttttgtattaagtgtacatattacatacctaaatataaatatgtaaaatgtacaaatatttgaagttttcaatttttaagCTCATTACACATTATTTGATTAAACACTGGTAGTATACAGACAAGTATTTTGTTGTCTAGATGTCgcattaatttattgttactgtgcattgttattgttattattatttatatattatttacatgttaCATTAATTGTAACTGCTGCAGCAGCAACTTCGGTATGAAAAaactgactatgggcaacacacatgagtttgcgccatttttggcacgaactggTGGAGGCCTTCatccagcattggactgcgataggctgaagtgatggatTAGAATTTCACATTATGCAaaagtacaaacgcccagaccacaacaaacatctttatggcctatacataattatgttttttatgtgcAGGGATTGAACCCATGACGGTTGATGCAACAGCCAGTTGCTGTGACCACTGTGCATTGGCAAATTTGCAGACCTTAAGTAAAACGTATCCACCATGCTATAAAGAAGTACCGTGTTAATAAATAGTGagtacttattattttacacattgTGTCTAATAATATGATGGTAAAACACTTGGAACAAACACACAATTTATTCTacgtatgaaaaatattattgttacatattaaaGTACAAGATAAGATATTAACATTTAACATGTTATTATTGCATATTATGATTTAACCATAGTATAACGGTTAAGTACAACTATTTTATGCAATAGTTTTTAGTTTAGGATCACCATACCATTAACACTGATAAGGAGTTCTTGGCCAATAATATTACTCTTACATAATTTATGGTCTAAGAAAGTTACTGCTAATGGCCAATgcttaaagaataataataatggatCGTTGTATATGTAGCGATTTAAAGAACTAAATTCTTCAAttacataatatgtacatatacagCATGACTGATTGAATACTGTCGATATTTGAGGACGTGATATTTGACGATCATATATGACAAAAGAAAgtacatataacaaatattaataaacttctaAGTAAAATAACAGTTATCTAATTTTATGCGTCGTCTGGACGCCTTAGCTGCACTGTCGACACAAAACAAGTAGGTATGTACTATAGGTATAGGTAAGTACATTTAGTTATCGTGCACTCGTTTACTCTATCTAGGTAAATCACCTAAGGGGTGGGGGATGTGACGTGACATGAGCATCTCCAGACTAACCCTAAGTCATTCCGGATACGGGCTTTTAGGCAGAGCTTCTCTGCCCGGGCTGTCATCACCGAGGGACTTCGCCCTCGGGATCCTGAGTTTTGGCCCAACGGGCCAGTGCCACACCTATCAAAGGAGGCTATggcaaaaacaattaattaactaTGGAACTAAAAAGGGGTTTCTGAGGCAGTTCTTCTCCTGATTGAGTTCAAGGGGACGCCGCGATCGATCCCGGGTGTCCTATCCGTCATCACGGTTATCAATATCGTAGCCACCGACCAGAGCGTTGGGAAGCGGTGGTGACAGTAAGAGCTCGCAAGTTAGGGAACGTCCGTCCGGTGGTCTCGCATGAAGCGGTGAGATGCCGTGGAGGTGTGTGCACGCGCTCCTATCCGCGCTTGCGAGGCGACGCTCACACTTCTCCACGGTGGGCGTCTTGGTGTCTCTATGGATAACCGTAAACGTACCTCGGAGCTCCTGTTATCAATCGTAGGCATCGGTTCTGCCGGACATGAAGCCATCTGGCCTTACTCGTCGAGCAGAGGGCGTACCAAGCCGGGACCGCATACGTCAATCGCGAGCGCACGTAGGCTCCTTAAACCTTCAGTTTAGTTCTTAACGGTAGTCTGGAGGTGAACACAGTAGAGTTTCGACCGGGCCGCCGATGCGTGGTTGACCACCTGATTGACGGTTCGAACCATTCGCAGCATCCGGTCGATGTGACACCCCAGATACTTAACTGAGGTCTTCCATTCTACGTCTTGGCCTCGGAGAGTAAATTGGCGCCACGGCTTGTACCCGCCGGTAAGCAGAGCGGCCGTTTTCCCAACGTTGACGGCCATTCTCCACTTATCCAGGGCGGCGGTCCTTCCTGGACTTGGGGAGGACGATGACCTTCCCTGTTTTCCACGCTTCGGGGAAGTGTCTCGTCTGGAGTACCCCATTAAAGAGTTTCGTGAGCGCCATGAGACATCCTATAGGCAGCTGCATCAATGCGGCATTGCTGATCCCGTTGCCATCTGGCCCCTTTCGACAGGGTGATGAGCTCATCACCCCGGAGCATCGGAATGAACTGCCACGTGATGAGGGCGACATCCTTGTTGTCGGTATCCAGTACATCTAGGCTGGTGCCTAGAATTACTCGGTATATGGGTCGGTGGGGaggggtctaaactgatcgagAAATAGcttacgtaattaatggatgtccccttaCGTAAGACTATacttattataagaaaaaataagaaTAGGCCAACcccttcatatatttttaatatttattaagaaagaaTCTAAAGGAAAAATGAATAcgcatttggtttgttttaatgtttatttttcaaagtaaCAATTTATAGAAATGTTTATTAGTACTTACAaaggtactaataatttttatttttttatagtaataaattttggttttaattattcATCTTTAACGACATTAGATTTTAGTCCAGGGGCTCAATAATAGAAACCATGCAATTACTGTttaactacaatattaaagtcGTCAACCCAAAATCGAGTGTTGTTTACGCAAACAAATGACGACTATTCTACAAGCGGGAAGTTCCCGGAAGCCACAATGTGGATGGCGCGGATTCGTTGCCATGGAAATAGAAATCGTTTGCCTATACGCATCCGAGCGAACCTCGGCACTCGCGCGGTTGCCcctaatttttaaagtaaaattttaactttgcGCATTTTTGTGATCTTACGTTACGATATCCGCGGATACTGATACGGATATTTAGTATCAAGctccgcggatacggatacggatctttATTTACTCACAAACAATTGGTGTCGGTGCGTGACCTTGAAACGATAGTTGACATCACGCCCGCCACAACGAAAGACAGGACTAAGGTTGCCAGATCGAAAGACCCTATTATCGGgtgaaaaaaaacaatttttcgggATTATTGGGTCTTTcgccgagagaaaaaaaaaattaaattaaagttaatacatatatttttaaaacaacaacatttaacgttatttttacaTCGTCCgctgccaatacaaatgtctatataaatagacactaacaaaaaaaaattgaaaatggcTTTCTCATTACCtatattatcatattatcaataataatcaacgaaattgaataaagtaatttattttataactttccaCATGTAATTTCTGTTATTCAGATTTTACAATTTCTGTGATTTTTCACTATCTAAGTTGTAATCCAAACAATTCACTTCAATTTTGAGTGTGGGTAATTTTATTACCTCTGTTCTTATTAAATCCATAGAATGTTCAGTAAACTAAACACTCTTCCACAATAAGCATTGCTTACTGGAAAAGACAGCACTAAAcacgatttttaaccgacttccaaaaaaggaggaggttctcaattcgactgtatttttttttttttaatgtatgttacatcagaacttttgaccgggtggaccgatttcgacaaattttgttttaatcgaaaggtggtgtgtgtcaattggtcccatttaaatttatttgagatctaacaactacttttcgagttatatctaataatgcgtttttacttgacgcttttttcgtcgacctacgttgtattataccgcataactttctattggatgtaccgatttggataattctttttttgttggaaagaagatatccctagtttagtaccataataaggaaaccatgaacaatgatgatgggatcccagagaaattgagggaaactcttaaaaatccgcaataactttttactaggtgtaccgattttaataatttttaatttaatcgaaaaccgatgtttgtcatgtggtcacatataaattttattacgatctgataactactttttgagtaatctttgataacgcgtagttacttgactattttttcgtcgatctacgttgtattactcgtcgatgtaattgaagtcgtttttttttttcgtttgcgagcaaacacaattattttttaaaataattttttatcttattgcAACCTACTAATAAAATGGGCCCATATTTTGTCACTGGACATATTCATTTTTCCTTCTAAGaggtgatttaaattaaatgtttcttttaaagaacaatgaaaattatacaattcATCATCATTGATGTCATTAGAAATGTTCAATTTTTCTACTAGATCCAAGAGCTCATTCCATGAGAACAAAGTCtttttttagtgaaaattaGGAGTCTTTTTATAGAAGGAGTTCTCTCTGAAATAAAATCGTTCTTCTAAGTGCTTAATAGCTCGTTTGAAAAACTACTCcacttctttataaaattgtttcttttCAGCATCGGATACTCGTAATTGATATAGATCTGTTCTTACTGCTATAGAATTTATCTTGCATTTGGCCTTTAAGTTGGCTAGTAGCTTTCTCATTACagcatcttttttttatacttatagacagttgcaacaccagaagcatctacACTACCTACACTACCCCTAACCCCCGTCAGgacaccttactcgccacagaaacgcaacactgctggaaatcagtattatttagaatcAGTATTATTATGAAAGTTAGTATGTACGTTAAATGGAAGTCTAGAATAAAATGAAAGGAGATTCATAATAATACATAAGTTACTTCTTCCGCTACTTgtaccgtgtggtgtcggctgagtagaatagcaccaccccctttcttcccgtgggggtcgtaaaaagCGACCGAGgcataaacctggctcaaaatcatcagggtcctggtgaaggaaaacttcatttaaaacccggaatggggtctccgtcaagcattcgtggcatagctctaaaatgcaaaAGACTCCTgtagccgaactggctccacatgtATCGACTCGTCATTCCTGTGgacctagccagtgaggtcgacaGGGtgacgcagagcttaggcaacctGCGTTTTCctaaagagtgtcctaggcCCAAGCTCTaaattttgagtaggatatttcctgctgtgctcttcCTCAGTTGCATAACAACATGCCGATACTGCCGGAGCGCCGAGTGGCAACGTTCGTTTGACGAAAATTCGGcacttaaaattattgttttctaaactgaagttgtttttcgtgagtttttttttctttgtcggGACTCGGAAAGGTATACAAAATTTCTGGAGAATCTCGCCAAATCCCGACCATCAGGCAACCTTAGGTAGTATTATGTGCGTATTACTTTTGTTTAGCAACCAGGTCCCGGACACGTCGGgcgtctaaaaaacttaattaaccgcgataaaatccgaaagagtagtttcaataaaaaagttatttctttTTCATTGTCTTATAAAAGTAATGTCATAGCTTTATATGTGCAATAGTGATATCATATGATAGTTGATTTAGTATATTTGAGTTGCTATTAGTATGATAACTTACAAGAAtatatgtttgtaataaaatgtgccaaatattttttaattatactacttaatCATATAATCTAAGTTATTATGCAACATTTTATCctgtcaattaaatttgaaaattaataaaagatccgTATTAGATCCGCGAGAAAAGtggcggatacggatacggatacggaccTCATTTTTCCCGCGgatatccgcggatacggatacggaaaTGGATATCCGGAACATCACTAGTAAAAACTATTGA includes:
- the LOC123655647 gene encoding coiled-coil domain-containing protein 97, with the protein product MENNCVSLSPKDEVDGQTDPIVDIIDYLVRCANVSLKNSTIDQPDVGNNEKIDYAYNLYKKSPTHFLTQFGKYLCANHLQYFEDMKGNDDILKKCLADLKRYHSNESRNKRIRNRRYKALQKLQQDTDYFSEKQMMYRNPLLYEQLIGQYLTDDEIRERDAVDRKELTFLGVILETVDRNEMKEIKYTQMLTEDQEVSKGFQETDNKRNFERPKEKQWGSFDVPDAESAYIPEKRNELMINANERNLLREEFFQEMYSSFIEGRDINFDYNTVDNDEEYDDLQQISQDAEDKYFDSEENDVETLEEHMNLVEEYGKKKSIDSNESGPDPLDVYMQHISYKLEQS